Proteins encoded by one window of Actinomycetota bacterium:
- a CDS encoding cyclic 2,3-diphosphoglycerate synthase, whose protein sequence is MPRRVLIMGAAGRDFHNFNVVYRDDPDTEVVAFTATQIPYIADRTYPAELAGPHYPRGVKIHLERELASLIRELGVDDVVFAYSDISHEYVMHRASEVLAAGANFVLLGPSATMLDATVPVVAVCAVRTGSGKSQTTRKVAEVLRDAGKTPVVVRHPMPYGDLVAQRVQRFASFDDLEAANTTIEEREEYEHHLKAGIVVYAGVDYADILERAQQECDVLLWDGGNNDLPFYRPDIHIVVVDPLRAGHETTYHPGEANLRMASVVVINKVDSATPEQIEAVEGSIRSVNPGATVIHAASPLTVDRPEELAGKRVLVVEDGPTLTHGEMKYGAGVVAARRGGAEVVDPRPYALGSLKEVYKTYDVGPVLPAMGYSAEQLAEMQRTIDAADCDLVVIATPIDLRALVSISKPAVRVTYDLQEEPGSPTIRDVLAPLLAG, encoded by the coding sequence ATGCCCCGACGAGTGCTCATCATGGGTGCGGCCGGACGCGACTTCCACAACTTCAACGTGGTGTACCGGGACGACCCCGACACGGAGGTCGTGGCCTTCACGGCGACCCAGATTCCCTACATCGCCGACCGGACCTATCCCGCGGAGCTGGCCGGTCCCCACTACCCCCGGGGAGTGAAGATCCACCTGGAGCGCGAGCTCGCCTCGCTGATCCGGGAGCTGGGGGTCGACGACGTCGTGTTCGCCTACTCCGACATCTCGCACGAATACGTCATGCACCGGGCGAGCGAGGTGCTCGCGGCCGGGGCGAACTTCGTGCTGTTGGGGCCGAGCGCGACCATGCTGGACGCCACGGTCCCGGTGGTCGCCGTCTGCGCGGTGCGCACCGGCTCCGGCAAGAGCCAGACCACCCGCAAGGTGGCCGAGGTCCTCCGGGACGCGGGGAAGACGCCGGTCGTGGTGCGCCATCCCATGCCCTACGGCGACCTGGTCGCCCAGCGGGTCCAGCGGTTCGCGTCCTTCGACGACCTCGAGGCGGCCAACACCACCATCGAGGAGCGCGAGGAGTACGAGCACCACCTCAAGGCCGGCATCGTGGTGTACGCGGGCGTGGACTACGCCGACATCCTGGAGCGGGCCCAGCAGGAGTGCGATGTGCTGCTGTGGGACGGCGGGAACAACGACCTCCCTTTCTACCGCCCCGACATCCACATCGTGGTGGTGGACCCCCTGCGGGCCGGCCACGAGACGACATACCACCCCGGCGAGGCCAACCTCCGCATGGCCAGCGTGGTCGTGATCAACAAGGTCGACTCGGCCACGCCGGAGCAGATCGAGGCGGTGGAGGGGAGCATCCGGTCGGTGAACCCGGGGGCCACGGTGATCCACGCGGCCAGCCCGCTGACCGTGGACCGCCCGGAGGAGCTCGCCGGGAAACGGGTGCTGGTGGTGGAGGACGGCCCCACGCTGACCCACGGCGAGATGAAGTACGGCGCCGGCGTGGTGGCGGCCCGGCGGGGCGGGGCCGAGGTCGTCGACCCGCGCCCCTACGCCCTGGGATCGCTGAAGGAGGTCTACAAGACCTACGACGTCGGCCCGGTGCTTCCGGCCATGGGGTACTCGGCGGAGCAGCTCGCGGAGATGCAGCGCACGATCGACGCGGCGGACTGCGACCTGGTGGTGATCGCGACGCCGATCGACCTGCGGGCGCTCGTGTCGATCTCCAAGCCCGCCGTCCGCGTGACCTACGACCTCCAGGAGGAGCCCGGATCGCCCACCATCCGCGACGTGCTGGCGCCCCTGCTCGCTGGGTGA
- a CDS encoding LLM class flavin-dependent oxidoreductase produces MFSGNPERVLSFAHRAEELGYDGVFGFDHFFPPGAAPDRPSLELFTTLAAIAVSTSRLAMGSLVTRAQLRPAGLLARMAADLDRMSGGRMVLGIGTGDPIDEPEHRAFGLRSLDKTERRVHLEETVRAVKALLGGVPWEGGRHVPPTAGPVVPPPHREGGPPVWLGAQADAVIRLAGRIADGWNGWGIGPEEFARKAGVLAAEAEAAGRRAEPTWAGIALVGEDEGEAHRLAETRRSKGMPDDGLWVGGAERFSAFLRDLADAGATWTVLVPAGPPDRVEVIARAAMATRS; encoded by the coding sequence ATGTTCTCCGGGAATCCCGAGCGGGTGCTGTCGTTCGCCCACCGCGCCGAGGAGCTCGGCTACGACGGGGTGTTCGGGTTCGACCACTTCTTCCCGCCGGGAGCCGCGCCGGACCGACCCTCGCTGGAGCTGTTCACGACGCTCGCCGCCATCGCCGTCTCGACGTCCCGCCTTGCCATGGGAAGCCTGGTCACCCGGGCCCAGCTCCGCCCGGCCGGCCTGCTGGCGAGGATGGCGGCCGACCTGGACCGGATGTCCGGGGGCCGGATGGTCCTCGGGATCGGCACGGGCGACCCCATCGACGAGCCCGAGCACCGGGCGTTCGGCCTTCGCTCCCTGGACAAGACGGAACGACGGGTCCACCTGGAGGAGACGGTGCGCGCCGTGAAGGCGCTGCTCGGCGGGGTGCCGTGGGAGGGCGGCCGCCACGTCCCGCCCACGGCCGGCCCCGTGGTGCCGCCGCCCCACCGCGAAGGGGGCCCACCCGTGTGGCTGGGGGCACAGGCCGACGCGGTGATCCGTCTGGCCGGCCGGATCGCCGACGGCTGGAACGGCTGGGGGATCGGGCCCGAGGAGTTCGCCCGGAAGGCCGGGGTGCTGGCCGCCGAGGCGGAGGCCGCCGGGCGCCGGGCCGAGCCCACGTGGGCGGGCATCGCGCTGGTGGGGGAGGACGAAGGGGAAGCCCACCGCCTGGCCGAGACCAGGCGGTCCAAGGGCATGCCAGACGACGGCCTGTGGGTAGGCGGCGCGGAACGGTTCTCCGCGTTCCTGCGCGACCTCGCGGACGCCGGCGCGACGTGGACCGTCCTGGTCCCCGCGGGCCCACCCGACCGGGTCGAGGTCATCGCCCGGGCGGCCATGGCCACCCGGTCGTAA
- a CDS encoding ROK family protein, which translates to MSEAVGVDVGGTKIAAMRVGPEGAILERVQEPTPVGDSAEAVLAAVESAAAAVIRPGVSVVGVGVPGLVEFATGILRFAPNLPFRDLPLKARLERATGLPCQVDNDANVAAWAEFRMGAGRGSTDMLLVTVGTGIGGGIVSGGRMLRGSHGFAAEIGHFIVEPGGPLCGCGNRGCWEQVASGRAIGRLGREAAARDPGSLLATMAGGDPAQVSGLVVTGAALRGDPVAVGILAQVGGRLGEGIAGLVNILDTEVVVVGGGAVAAGELLLGPAREVFQRTIEAPDHRPKVPLVAAQMGNDAGAVGAALLALDELVGVGRGAP; encoded by the coding sequence GTGTCCGAGGCGGTGGGGGTGGACGTCGGCGGCACGAAGATCGCCGCCATGCGGGTGGGGCCGGAGGGCGCGATCCTCGAACGGGTCCAGGAGCCGACGCCGGTGGGAGATTCGGCGGAGGCCGTCCTGGCCGCGGTGGAGTCGGCGGCCGCGGCGGTGATCCGGCCGGGCGTCTCCGTGGTCGGCGTGGGGGTCCCCGGCCTGGTGGAGTTCGCCACCGGGATCCTGCGGTTCGCGCCGAACCTGCCGTTTCGGGACCTCCCCCTGAAGGCCAGGCTGGAGCGGGCCACCGGCCTGCCGTGCCAGGTGGACAACGACGCGAACGTGGCGGCGTGGGCGGAGTTCCGGATGGGCGCCGGCCGGGGCTCCACCGACATGCTGCTGGTCACGGTGGGAACCGGCATCGGCGGCGGGATCGTCTCCGGCGGCCGGATGCTCCGAGGCTCGCACGGGTTCGCCGCCGAGATCGGCCACTTCATCGTGGAGCCGGGCGGGCCGCTGTGCGGCTGCGGGAACCGCGGCTGCTGGGAGCAGGTCGCCTCCGGGCGGGCCATCGGCCGCCTGGGGCGAGAAGCGGCCGCCCGGGACCCCGGCTCCCTCCTGGCCACCATGGCCGGCGGTGACCCGGCCCAGGTGAGCGGGCTCGTCGTCACCGGCGCGGCCTTGCGCGGAGACCCCGTTGCGGTCGGTATCCTGGCCCAGGTGGGAGGGCGCCTGGGCGAGGGCATCGCCGGCCTGGTGAACATCCTCGACACCGAGGTCGTGGTGGTGGGCGGCGGGGCCGTGGCCGCCGGTGAGCTGCTCCTGGGCCCGGCCCGGGAGGTGTTCCAGCGGACCATCGAGGCACCCGATCACCGGCCGAAGGTGCCGCTGGTGGCGGCCCAGATGGGCAACGACGCCGGAGCGGTGGGGGCGGCCCTGCTCGCGCTGGACGAGCTGGTGGGGGTGGGAAGGGGGGCGCCCTGA
- a CDS encoding TRC40/GET3/ArsA family transport-energizing ATPase — protein sequence MRVLLFTGKGGVGKTTVAAATAARAAAAGHRTMVMSTDPAHSLADSFDVEIGSAPVQLAPNLWAEQIDAQDRLESNWREIQEYFISLMNWAGVETIQAEELSVIPGLDEIFALIDVKRYVDQDKHDLLVVDCAPTAETLRLLSLPEIMNWYIERIFPVERRVVKTLRPLVTKITSLPIAEDRFFDSVERLHRNLESVRRILTDEKTSSVRLVLNPEKMVIAEARRTYTYLSLFGYRVDAVVVNRIIPDEVEDPYFGKWKDIQAEHLATVRESFEPLPILTARLFDREMVGLELLGRMGEEVYGDRDVTEIMHREDPIRVRKRGPSYVLSMRLPFVSRDDLDVHRRGDELFVRVGSYKRNLVLPQILQRLSVREASFVEDRLEVRFSREPRPAQAGAARQGGTHA from the coding sequence ATGCGCGTCCTGCTGTTCACGGGGAAAGGCGGGGTCGGCAAGACCACGGTGGCCGCGGCCACGGCCGCGAGGGCCGCCGCGGCGGGGCACCGGACAATGGTCATGAGCACGGACCCGGCCCACTCGCTGGCCGACTCGTTCGACGTCGAGATCGGGTCCGCCCCCGTCCAGCTCGCCCCCAACCTGTGGGCCGAGCAGATCGACGCCCAGGACCGCCTGGAGTCGAACTGGCGCGAGATACAGGAGTACTTCATCTCGCTCATGAACTGGGCGGGGGTGGAGACCATCCAGGCCGAGGAGCTGTCGGTCATCCCCGGCCTCGACGAGATCTTCGCGCTCATCGACGTGAAGCGCTACGTGGATCAGGACAAGCACGACCTGCTGGTGGTGGACTGCGCGCCCACCGCGGAGACGCTCCGGCTCCTCAGCCTGCCCGAGATCATGAACTGGTACATCGAGCGGATCTTCCCGGTGGAGCGCCGCGTCGTGAAGACGCTCCGTCCGCTGGTCACGAAGATCACCTCGCTGCCCATCGCCGAGGACCGCTTCTTCGACTCGGTGGAGCGGCTGCACCGCAACCTCGAATCCGTCCGGCGCATCCTCACCGACGAGAAGACCTCCTCGGTCCGGCTGGTGCTGAACCCGGAGAAGATGGTGATCGCCGAGGCCCGCCGGACCTACACGTACCTCAGCCTGTTCGGATATCGGGTCGACGCCGTGGTGGTGAACCGGATCATCCCCGACGAGGTCGAGGACCCCTACTTCGGGAAATGGAAGGACATCCAGGCCGAGCACCTGGCCACCGTGCGGGAGTCCTTCGAGCCACTGCCCATCCTCACGGCCCGGCTGTTCGACCGGGAGATGGTGGGGCTGGAGCTGCTGGGGCGAATGGGGGAGGAGGTCTACGGGGACCGCGACGTCACCGAGATCATGCACCGGGAAGACCCCATCCGCGTCCGCAAGCGCGGGCCCTCCTACGTGCTGTCCATGCGGCTGCCGTTCGTCTCTCGCGACGACCTGGACGTCCACCGGCGGGGCGACGAGCTGTTCGTGCGGGTGGGCTCGTACAAGCGCAACCTGGTCCTGCCCCAGATCCTCCAGCGCCTGTCCGTCCGGGAGGCGAGTTTCGTCGAGGACCGGCTGGAGGTCCGATTCTCACGCGAGCCGCGGCCGGCCCAGGCCGGCGCGGCCAGACAGGGAGGAACCCATGCCTGA
- a CDS encoding SRPBCC family protein — MADKTEGHTTIAASAADVMAVITDFESYPEWNEVKSTKVLKKDSQGRGTEVAFEVHAPMIGELTYTLAYSYAANDGGVSWTTKEIQGKVKDIQGEYALDELDEDETKVTYRVAIDLAISLPGFLKKQADKQIIKNGLDNLKKRVEQG; from the coding sequence ATGGCTGACAAGACCGAGGGTCACACCACCATCGCGGCCTCGGCCGCCGACGTCATGGCGGTCATCACGGACTTCGAGTCCTACCCGGAGTGGAACGAGGTCAAGTCCACGAAGGTGCTGAAGAAGGACTCGCAGGGCCGCGGCACCGAGGTCGCGTTCGAGGTCCACGCGCCCATGATCGGCGAGCTCACGTACACGCTGGCATACAGCTATGCGGCGAACGACGGCGGGGTCTCCTGGACCACCAAGGAGATCCAGGGCAAGGTCAAGGACATCCAGGGGGAGTACGCGCTCGACGAGCTGGACGAGGACGAGACCAAGGTCACCTACCGCGTGGCCATCGACCTCGCCATCTCCCTCCCCGGCTTCCTGAAAAAGCAGGCCGACAAGCAGATCATCAAGAACGGCTTGGACAACCTGAAGAAGCGCGTGGAGCAGGGCTGA
- a CDS encoding metallophosphoesterase family protein: protein MRVTVISDVHGAADRLEAAARECDTLVVLGDLLNMIDYRSMDGILVEVFGREPVAAAAALRVRGKYEEAREAILAVGVDEHEVRARVGELARHQYEQVLAALPAGTVVTFGNADVPDLLRALLPDGIRFVDGDVVELAGLRWGIVGGGTPTPLRIPGEVSEERWEEKLAGLGEVDVVGTHPPPRIPWFCYDVVAEKFEPGSTALVRYIVQRQPRYALFGHVHQPLVSQGQIGPTTLVNVGHFRADGRGWSYDGPD, encoded by the coding sequence GTGCGGGTGACTGTGATCTCCGATGTCCACGGGGCGGCCGACCGCCTCGAGGCGGCGGCGCGGGAGTGCGACACGCTCGTCGTGCTGGGCGACCTGCTGAACATGATCGACTACCGGTCGATGGACGGGATCCTGGTCGAGGTCTTCGGCCGGGAACCCGTCGCGGCCGCGGCGGCCCTGCGCGTCCGCGGCAAGTACGAGGAGGCCAGGGAGGCCATTCTCGCGGTCGGGGTCGACGAGCACGAAGTGCGAGCACGGGTCGGAGAGCTGGCTCGCCACCAGTACGAGCAGGTCCTGGCGGCCCTCCCCGCGGGGACCGTGGTGACGTTCGGAAACGCGGACGTCCCGGACCTGCTCCGGGCCCTGCTCCCCGATGGCATCCGGTTCGTGGACGGCGACGTGGTCGAGCTGGCCGGGCTCCGGTGGGGGATCGTCGGAGGCGGGACCCCCACCCCTCTTCGGATCCCGGGCGAGGTGTCGGAGGAGCGGTGGGAGGAGAAGCTCGCCGGGCTGGGCGAGGTCGACGTCGTCGGCACGCACCCGCCGCCGCGCATCCCGTGGTTCTGCTACGACGTCGTTGCGGAGAAGTTCGAGCCGGGGTCAACCGCCCTGGTTCGGTACATCGTGCAGCGCCAGCCCCGGTACGCCCTGTTCGGGCACGTGCACCAGCCCCTGGTGAGCCAGGGCCAGATCGGGCCGACCACGCTCGTGAACGTGGGCCATTTCCGGGCCGACGGGCGGGGATGGAGCTACGACGGCCCGGACTGA
- a CDS encoding HAD family hydrolase, with protein MPLRAVLFDFGHTLVDFHRTQDALLAAYEQVRARIEAALNIDAPEVGHLIDRVANEADRLVALSYAQGRLEELDIVQVFDEVLLTTLGLTVPPDVVSHIVSLDHSAYSNTLTVSEETLETLARLKERGLLLGLVSNVALLPHLMRADLESLGIMAYMDATTFSSEVGTRKPDPRIFRKVLDEIEVDPADAVFVGDRLRDDVAGAQSVGMRGVLTREFRQEPDVPDIRPDAVIERFPELPGALDRLGASVGVRGPEHHDEQ; from the coding sequence ATGCCGCTCAGAGCCGTTCTCTTCGACTTCGGCCATACGCTGGTGGACTTCCACCGCACGCAGGACGCGCTCCTGGCAGCGTACGAGCAGGTCCGGGCGCGGATCGAGGCCGCGCTCAACATCGACGCGCCGGAGGTCGGCCACCTGATCGACCGGGTGGCCAACGAGGCCGACCGGCTGGTGGCGCTGTCCTACGCCCAGGGACGGCTGGAGGAGCTCGACATCGTGCAGGTGTTCGACGAGGTCCTGCTGACCACGCTCGGCCTGACCGTGCCGCCGGACGTCGTCTCCCACATCGTGTCGCTCGACCATTCCGCCTACTCGAACACGCTCACCGTGTCCGAGGAGACGCTCGAGACGCTGGCCCGGCTCAAGGAGCGGGGGCTCCTGCTGGGACTGGTTTCCAACGTGGCGCTGCTGCCCCACCTCATGCGGGCCGACCTCGAGTCGCTCGGGATCATGGCCTACATGGACGCCACGACCTTCTCCAGCGAGGTGGGCACCCGCAAGCCCGATCCCAGGATCTTCCGGAAGGTGCTGGACGAGATCGAGGTGGACCCGGCCGACGCCGTCTTCGTCGGAGACCGCCTGCGGGACGATGTGGCCGGCGCGCAGTCGGTGGGGATGCGCGGCGTCCTGACCCGGGAGTTCCGTCAGGAACCGGACGTGCCCGACATCCGCCCGGATGCCGTCATCGAGCGGTTTCCCGAGCTCCCCGGCGCGCTGGACCGGCTGGGGGCCTCAGTGGGGGTGCGTGGCCCGGAGCACCACGATGAACAGTGA
- a CDS encoding zinc finger Ran-binding domain-containing protein, which produces MSEQPKLRCPACGALAAPDAEWCSQCYEPLRTRSGHVRAVERPGPPVPAGGGERAVQPVTRVFEAVWEPPTNGHAPEASGASPALVFPKAPPPPVPVEPGPPLARANSGPELLVGGSEAQPAPAKRPVWNCPVCGATNDLELNSCPACGTPFTRLFEDRLQRPGVDPRAAAKRSLLFPGLGHIRIGRPAEGASLAVLFLWSIGTALLMLLAHAPGAGFIKGLAVAFLLAGLLAYALAAVDVFRRASGERAILSPRLLLYGTAGLVILSVGSLFIVVLRATHPH; this is translated from the coding sequence GTGAGCGAGCAGCCCAAGCTCCGTTGCCCGGCCTGCGGCGCCCTCGCGGCGCCCGACGCCGAGTGGTGCTCGCAGTGCTACGAGCCGCTCCGGACCCGATCCGGACACGTCAGGGCGGTCGAGCGTCCCGGCCCGCCGGTCCCGGCCGGTGGCGGCGAGCGAGCCGTCCAGCCGGTGACTAGGGTGTTCGAGGCGGTATGGGAACCGCCCACCAACGGGCACGCCCCCGAGGCGTCGGGGGCCTCGCCGGCCCTGGTCTTCCCGAAGGCGCCCCCTCCGCCCGTGCCGGTGGAGCCCGGTCCCCCGCTCGCTCGGGCCAACTCGGGTCCCGAGCTCCTCGTGGGCGGCTCCGAGGCTCAGCCCGCCCCGGCCAAGCGGCCCGTGTGGAACTGTCCCGTATGCGGAGCCACGAACGACCTCGAGCTGAACAGTTGCCCGGCCTGCGGGACCCCCTTCACCCGGCTGTTCGAGGATCGCCTCCAGCGTCCGGGCGTTGACCCCCGGGCCGCCGCGAAGCGGTCGCTGCTGTTCCCCGGCCTCGGACACATCCGGATCGGCCGGCCGGCCGAGGGGGCGTCCCTGGCCGTGCTGTTCCTGTGGTCCATCGGAACGGCGCTGTTGATGCTGCTTGCCCACGCGCCCGGCGCGGGGTTCATCAAGGGCCTGGCGGTGGCGTTCCTGCTGGCCGGGCTCCTCGCCTACGCCCTCGCCGCGGTGGACGTGTTCCGCCGGGCCTCCGGCGAGCGCGCGATCCTTTCGCCCCGCCTCCTGCTGTACGGGACCGCGGGGCTCGTGATCCTGTCGGTCGGGTCACTGTTCATCGTGGTGCTCCGGGCCACGCACCCCCACTGA
- a CDS encoding long-chain fatty acid--CoA ligase → MRGRGPEGWQEFTWNQYGRAVRESALGLIALGVQPGDAVCILSSNRPEWHIADYATLAAAARSAPIYTTNSPQQVAYIAGHAEAKVIFVDTEEQLRKVEKVRPDLPALQHVVFTDEYPESPDGLVLSLPTLRERGRALDAEQPGLYDERWQSAAPEDVATIVYTSGTTGPPKGAMLTHANVVWTSGSLLQVFQEQHGTGRRLSYLPLSHIAERMTSEFAQAYIGCEVWFAESLDTVARDLADCRPTVFFAVPRVWEKFYAGINAKLATLPEEQRGAAEGAIYISKAVVEMRQAGDEVVEEMQHGLHEAEEKMFHPLRVALGLDQCNFFVSGAAPINAEILKFFHAVGIPIAEVYGQTEGTGPTSLNPKDRIVIGTVGPPIPGVEVRIAGDGEILVRGGNVFRGYFKDEAATVEMLEGGWMHTGDVGVLDQDGYLTITDRKKDLIITASGKNVAPQELENALKYHPLISQAVVVGDRRPYLTALITLDQEALSKFAEEKGLAATDQEALAGDPAVEEAIAAAVAAVNAEFSRAEGIKRWRILPRDFMQELDEITPTLKVRRRAIIVKYEEDIESLYA, encoded by the coding sequence ATGCGGGGCCGCGGGCCGGAAGGCTGGCAGGAGTTCACCTGGAACCAATATGGCCGGGCCGTCCGCGAGAGCGCCCTCGGCCTGATCGCACTGGGCGTGCAGCCCGGCGACGCGGTGTGCATCCTGTCGTCGAACCGTCCCGAGTGGCACATCGCCGACTACGCCACGCTCGCGGCGGCTGCCCGGAGCGCCCCCATCTACACGACCAACTCCCCCCAACAGGTGGCCTACATCGCCGGCCACGCCGAGGCGAAGGTCATCTTCGTGGACACCGAGGAGCAGCTGCGCAAGGTCGAGAAGGTCCGCCCGGACCTGCCCGCCCTCCAGCACGTGGTGTTCACCGACGAGTATCCGGAGTCGCCGGACGGCCTCGTCCTGTCGCTGCCCACCCTGCGCGAACGCGGCCGGGCCCTGGACGCCGAGCAACCCGGCCTGTACGACGAGCGCTGGCAATCCGCCGCTCCGGAGGACGTGGCCACCATCGTGTACACCTCCGGCACCACCGGTCCCCCCAAGGGCGCGATGCTCACCCACGCCAACGTGGTGTGGACCAGCGGTTCGCTGCTCCAGGTGTTCCAGGAGCAGCATGGAACCGGCCGGCGCCTGTCCTACCTCCCCCTCAGCCACATCGCCGAGCGCATGACCTCGGAGTTCGCGCAGGCCTACATCGGGTGTGAGGTGTGGTTCGCGGAGAGCCTGGATACCGTGGCCCGCGACCTCGCGGACTGCCGGCCCACGGTGTTCTTCGCCGTCCCCCGGGTGTGGGAGAAGTTCTACGCCGGCATCAACGCGAAGCTGGCCACCCTGCCGGAGGAGCAGCGGGGGGCCGCCGAGGGAGCCATCTACATCTCGAAGGCCGTCGTCGAGATGCGGCAGGCCGGCGACGAGGTGGTGGAGGAGATGCAGCACGGGCTGCACGAGGCGGAGGAGAAGATGTTCCATCCGCTGCGGGTCGCGCTGGGGCTCGACCAGTGCAACTTCTTCGTGTCCGGCGCGGCTCCCATCAACGCCGAGATCCTGAAGTTCTTCCACGCCGTTGGCATCCCCATCGCGGAGGTCTACGGCCAGACGGAGGGGACCGGACCCACCTCGCTGAACCCCAAGGACCGCATCGTGATCGGCACCGTCGGCCCGCCCATCCCCGGCGTGGAGGTCCGGATCGCCGGCGACGGCGAGATCCTGGTGCGAGGCGGGAACGTGTTCCGGGGCTACTTCAAGGACGAGGCAGCCACCGTGGAGATGCTGGAGGGCGGCTGGATGCACACCGGCGACGTCGGCGTGCTGGACCAGGACGGCTACCTCACCATCACCGACCGGAAGAAGGACCTCATCATCACGGCCTCGGGCAAGAACGTGGCGCCCCAAGAGCTCGAGAACGCCCTCAAGTACCACCCGCTGATCTCCCAGGCCGTGGTGGTGGGGGACCGCCGTCCCTACCTGACCGCGCTGATCACGCTGGACCAGGAAGCGCTGTCGAAGTTCGCCGAGGAGAAGGGCCTCGCCGCCACCGACCAGGAGGCCCTGGCGGGCGACCCGGCAGTGGAGGAGGCCATCGCCGCCGCGGTGGCGGCGGTGAACGCGGAGTTCTCTCGGGCCGAGGGCATCAAGCGCTGGCGGATCCTGCCTCGAGACTTCATGCAGGAGCTGGACGAGATCACGCCGACCCTGAAGGTCCGAAGGCGGGCCATCATCGTGAAGTACGAGGAGGACATCGAGTCCCTCTACGCGTAG